Below is a genomic region from Helianthus annuus cultivar XRQ/B chromosome 2, HanXRQr2.0-SUNRISE, whole genome shotgun sequence.
taaatctaattttatatatctaataataaaaagttatatcttaaaaaacctcatgtgttacatgggtcgagtaaatgtaattttgtatagtgaaaataaaaatatttaatatattaaaacaaagtttggttttcgtaaaaaaaatagactattctgttgttgcaaaatttgttaatgaagtctcaataaatttgaCCATTTATTTAagactccgtaaatgtataactGATAAATactattagttaattttattttaagtttcgtaaaatttaTTTGATACCAACCTTAACAAagcgttcaaatataattaattcaaataaataatattataaatgagaagaagattaaactaaataataactagtattaagcaccccccGCTTTGCGGCGGGGGTGAGCACTAATGTCACACTACTGTCAAcgaccaccgacactgaagttgcggtgttaatgcgaagaaattaaaccgaaacgtaaaacatagaataaaataactaaattgatctaggactcgtgcgttacgatgaacccgcgTCAATTTTTTatcgtttgacaggttcatcgtaatctatatataatatataccattaccactatacaaaccataatgcatacattacaacaaccattgcagcaatatgttgcaaattatatttatacaaaattttggctaaattaattagattattataaataaaaataatttacaaataaaacaacacaactttgaatggatcaaaccgattgaatatggtaagataatgaaaccattatttgattagggcacaaccacttaagcacaatttacaaccatacatgcatacaaaacagattgaatttggtggtaatgaaaccattattatttgattaaggtacaaccacttaagcacaacttacatcctatatttgattaaggtacaaccattgaagcacaacttacaaccaaaTATGCATACAAATAtttcaaattaatagtatataaataaaaatgtataattgACAAAACAAATAAAGCAAGCTCATAAGGTTTAGCATTTTGAGTATAATAAGTTGATCTAAGACCACACGTTTTGCGACGAATCTGTCAAACAAGAAAAAATAGACGCGTTGTGACTgtcctgtcaaacgggaaaaaatagacgaaaaaaTGTTGAAACTCACACGCACGTTGTGGCGTGTTCACGTGCAaaattagaacgaaacgtaaGATGAAAAATAcggggatcaaagttgaaaataaaattgtATTGGGGTTAAATTTCAAAATATAGAAAAATTtgagttgaaagtaaaaaaaataaaaccaaagatgttaaaatgcaaaaaatgaaaatatttgtattaaaaatgaaaacttaaattttttttggaaaactccCTAACCTTAGAGTACAACTAACTAAAGCACCAACATGTTACAAATTATAATATGGTAATTATCCATCTATACTATCTATAATAAGAGATTATGAGCTGATATAAATCTGCTTATTTGTCAACTTCTAAGCTATGCCACATGGAGTTGCTGATGTCATAATTCCGTTTGCAATATTTATATCTACATAAATCTATTTCAAATATATAATctgattttattattataaaaaaaggTTTTCTTTAGGAGGGAACTTTAAAATTGCATGGGGAGGAGAAATTGCCATGAATGCACTGCAAGAAGTAATCATATCtttctttctccttcttcttcaCACTTTTTATTCAAACGTTCTTCTCATTATGTAACTTCACTGATTCCATTTCACCATTTTCTTCTCATTTCAAAATGTCTGCATCTTCTGTGCAAACTCTGTCATCCGGCAAGAAATCCGACAGTGAACCACCATCTTTGTCACTCAGTTTCATTGATGATTTGAATCCGTCTAAAGATATGTGGAATCTCAAGTGTATAATCATCCAGAAATGGGTTCAGTCCTTTCGGATGGATCTGATCTTGCTCGATGAGAAGGTATTAGTGTTTGTCAATCAtctttgatgttttttttttactcTTTTTATCATTTTCGTTTTGAGTTTTGTGTAATTTAGGGTTAGacaaaaagaaacaaagaagaaaatctttttgtttgttttttttatgcaAAATAGATGATTATTGTAAATtgactgtttgtttgtttgtttaaagaaagaaagatggctttttgtttgttttttggaTCCTTTATAATTTAGGGTTAGATATAAAGAACCAAAGATGAATATTTGTTTGGTTTGTTTTATGGTCCTTCGTAGATGATTATTGTttactgttttgtttgtttgtttgttttaggGTTATATggttatttattttctgttttgtgTAATTTAGGGTTGGTTTTTGGTCATTTATAGATACTTACTATTTGTTTCCCTGTTATAGGATTAggcacaatgaaacaaacatgaATATTAGTTACTTATTGATCCTTCATATGTTGAGACTTTAGCCACATGTaccttttatatttttttgagatactgtttgtttgtttgtttgtttctaaaGTATGTGCTTTCACTTATTTGTCAGGGCCGTAAGATTCAGGCAGGGATTAAGGCTCCATTAATACCTGTGTTTATCTCACAGCTTCATGAGGATGAAGTTGTTATTCTCTCCAGATTTGGTGTTGGAGAAAACACTGATGTTTACAAAGTTATTAACCATGGTTACAAGATTAACTTTTACCGATGTACGGTTGTTACACGTGCGAATGGTTGGCAAGGTGTTGATTACGGATTTAATTTCATCGCACATTCACACATTCTTAATGGAGATGGAAAGGATCTGCTCACATGCGGTATGAGTGTTTCTGATAATCTGATATATGTTTTGCCTCCCTTTTCAATGTCACTAATTTCTGTTGCTATGTTTACCATTTTTGATGTTGCTGGAATTGTTGTCTCGTGTGGAGATATGGAAATCTTTCCTAATGAAAGAAAAAAGATGAATTTGGATCTTCAAGATGTCCAGTAAATTCTAATTTGTCATTTATATAAATTTGTTTGTGTGTTATGATTGTATTTAATACAATTCCAATGATtagtttattttatataaaagttCATTAAATGGTTGTTCTTATTTAATACAATACCAATGATtagattattttatatataagatTCTTTATTGCATTTAATGGTATATTCATAGTAAATCATTTTCATTATTTAATGTAAATGATTAGTAAATCATATACTATATTCACAGTAAATGAGTGTATGAACTTTCAGTGTTGTTCTTTTAATGCTATTCTTTGAGTTAAAACATCTGCTATATGTTGTTCTTATAAGTTGGCTATTTGGTCGCGTTATAATAACCTTTAACCAGTGTTATAATGATCCATGGCAGTATCTTTGTGTTGCTCCcccatctaacaacctaacaacctttAACCACTGTTACATATAACTACTGCTAGCTAAGGTCTGATACTATTACAACAGACAAAGTAAACAATTgtttcttcattccactgctTCATTCCAAGCAGGGCTTTGGTCTTTAGCAGCACTTGACTTAGGGCAGTAGATTAAATAGCAACACTTTGTCTTCAGCTGTTGTTGTACACAAGCAGTACTTAATGGACAGCAATTGTAGTATATAAACAATGGATGAGGGCCTTCGGATGTTATAACCACTTTAAAGGGGAAAGTCTAATGCAAACAGCTGCTTAAGAACGCAAATGATTGTATTTAACTTTTAATGTTGTTCTTTTATCTTTTTCTTTTAGGGGAGAGGTAGTCCGTTGTACTTTGTGGAATGTGTATGCACAAGAATTTAATGATTTTTTGTCTCAAAACTCTCCGAATGAGACTGTGATGGTTGTCATTCAGCATGCGAGGATTAGGAAGTGGTAGGGTAATTTATATTTGACTGATTTATTTCGTTTAGTTTTCCCAATCTTCGTTttgttacatttttaagaacatTTTTTATTGCTTTAGTGATTTGTAATGAATTGTTGGATATGTATATTGTTTCTTGCAGGTCAATATACTGTTCAGAGTGATAAGTTTGGAAGTCGTCTATTTCTCAACCAAGAAATTGATGAGATTAATGAACTTCGTAAGAGGTACTATCCGTgatttatatttcatatttttcatgtttttattaaCATAAGTGTGAGTATTAACGctaattgtgtttttatttttatagtcTTTTAGTGAAACAATTTGAAGCTGGTGCTTCTTCTTCTCAAACCATTCTTTCATCTCAGAGTGTATTTCCAGTCCATCAAGAATTTCTAATTGAGACTCCTAAGAGACATGTTGATGAAATTATTGAGATTGATAGTGTATGAATAATTCTATATACATTCATAGGCATTTTAATTTTGTTaatgttttctatgttttatcAATTGAGCATGTTAATAAAGCTTTATATGTGATATTGTAGGGAATGTCATGTGTGGTAGTTGCAACGATcaaaattgttcaacaaaactATGGATGGTTTTATCCGGCATGTCGAGACTGTAACAAGAAGGTGTTGACCAAAATTGAGTACTTACAATATGCTAAAACCATTTCTGATGAGGTCATGAATCTGTCACCTGCTTCATTGGTTTGTCTGAAATGCGATAAAGAATGCACATCGATAACCATAAAGTAAGTTAATGTCCGATCTTTTTATGTCAAGAACTGCTATGGTTTTTGCTGTAATTTACTTGGCATTTATTACAGGTTCAAAGTACATCTGAGAGTGCAAGATGAAACTGGCAGCGTTTCTTTTGTGATGTTTGATAAAGATGTAATGAAGCTTATTGGTTCAACTGCGAATGATATAAGGGAACGCCAAGTGAAGCTCGATGATACTGAAACTTTTCCCCATGAAATATCATGGTTGGTTGAAAAGAAGTTGGCGTTTAAAATTGAAGTTTCTGATTACAACCTTAACCATGACTACCACGTCTACACTATCCAAAAAGTATGTGATGATCCGGACATAATTGCTGAATTGGTTGGTGGTAATGGAAATGCTCTTGAGGTTGCTGATGAGGTAAGAGTTTTTCTATATCCTATATTGATTTATTTTTTTCTTCCCAATTTTTGTAGTTTAAATATCTTAATTAAATTCCCTTTTGGTAATATTTTGATATTAGGTGTTTAGTCAAGAAGGTTCAGAAATTAAAGTTGTTCAATTATCTGAATCCTCACAGATGGCCGGTGCTGATATTTCAAAGGTGAATAAGAATTCTACAATTTTGTTTTTTGGTTTAGTATAGATTATATTACATTATTTGATACCTTAGTAGTTGTTTTGTGATTTAATTGAAGGATGTTGTATCTGTTATGGCCGACTCTTCCGTTGTCGAAGCCGAGAAGGATTCGGCCACCAGTCCTAATAGTAAACGTTTGTTGCAGGATGTGGAAGGTCAAAATGTTGGGGAACTCTCTTCTAACAACAAAAGGAGCCGGAGGAAGCCATATAGGCTTAACACTTAGCTTTTTTCACGTCGTTATATTTTGATGGTAAACATGCTATGTTTTTTGGTATGTACTTAAGTACGTGGTTGTTTGAAGTTTGGTTGTCGTTGGTAAGTGTTAAACTACTCAAAcagttgttttctatgttttagATGTTGGTAACTTATGAACTTGGAACATGTGGTAAACCATTATGTGGTTTACTTTTTTGTATTATGCTGGGAAATATAATCTTTGGTTATAATGTGTGCTTTTGATTTGTGAATATAGTATATGGGATGTCTAAATTAGTTTGACATAGTCTAAATTCTACTTTTTTTAATATAGAGTTTGAATGTAtcttcagcagttgttgtacACAAGCAGTACTTAAGGGACAGCAGTTGTAGTATACAAACAGTGGATGAGGGCCATCAGCTgcttattatctgttcctctttAACCACTGTTACATATAACTACTGCCAGCTAAACAAGTGCATGGGCTACTTCTGATTTCTTGCGTACATTTTTTGTAATGCTCTTGATGTCAAACACCATTTCTAGGCCGGGTATTTTCTGGAAAGAAACAAAATCTCTATTATGTGAAGATATATTATATCAGCAACAGAGAATTACTGGTATTCCTGGTAattttaaaaacttaaataaaatttcAGATTCCATTTTACTTTAATCAAGTGTTTAAAAAATCTAATTTCTAAACATCTGTTGTATTTTTTAGATTTGGTTCTTAAAGAGGAAGAGATTGAAAACATTTGCTTGGCACATATCGAAAAACTGTTACTTGGTTATGGAAGTACGTTAAGCAACTTTACTGACATGCCAAATGTTCCTGACAACTACACTTCAGGATTGAACAATCAATTGATAATGAAGGAACTTTCGTATGATCGGGCTATCTTAAAAAAGGAACTTGCAGCTTCCCTAAAATCTTTAACTGATGAACAGCTAAAAGTGTATCAAACCGTCATGAATGCAGTTGTTAAAGGAAGTGGAGGAGTTTTCTTTCTATATGGTTATGGTGGAACTAGTAAAACATTTCTGTGGAAAACATTTGCAGTTGCGTTACGTTCCAATGGTGAAGTTGTGTTGAATGTTGCATCCAGTGGTATTGCATGACTTCTATTAGATGGTGGTAGAACGGCTCATTCCAGGTTTGTAATTCCGATAAATGTTAACGAGGATTCT
It encodes:
- the LOC110895362 gene encoding replication protein A 70 kDa DNA-binding subunit B-like — its product is MSASSVQTLSSGKKSDSEPPSLSLSFIDDLNPSKDMWNLKCIIIQKWVQSFRMDLILLDEKGRKIQAGIKAPLIPVFISQLHEDEVVILSRFGVGENTDVYKVINHGYKINFYRCTVVTRANGWQGVDYGFNFIAHSHILNGDGKDLLTCGMSVSDNLIYVLPPFSMSLISVAMFTIFDVAGIVVSCGDMEIFPNERKKMNLDLQDVQGEVVRCQYTVQSDKFGSRLFLNQEIDEINELRKSLLVKQFEAGASSSQTILSSQSVFPVHQEFLIETPKRHVDEIIEIDSGMSCVVVATIKIVQQNYGWFYPACRDCNKKVLTKIEYLQYAKTISDEVMNLSPASLVCLKCDKECTSITIKFKVHLRVQDETGSVSFVMFDKDVMKLIGSTANDIRERQVKLDDTETFPHEISWLVEKKLAFKIEVSDYNLNHDYHVYTIQKVCDDPDIIAELVGGNGNALEVADEVFSQEGSEIKVVQLSESSQMAGADISKDVVSVMADSSVVEAEKDSATSPNSKRLLQDVEDLVLKEEEIENICLAHIEKLLLGYGSTLSNFTDMPNVPDNYTSGLNNQLIMKELSYDRAILKKELAASLKSLTDEQLKVYQTVMNAVVKGSGGVFFLYGYGGTSKTFLWKTFAVALRSNGEVVLNVASSGIA